From the Helicobacter pylori genome, one window contains:
- a CDS encoding DEAD/DEAH box helicase, translated as MELNQPPLPTEIDDDAYHKPSFNDLGLKESVLKSVYEAGFTSPSPIQEKAIPAVLQGRDVIAQAQTGTGKTAAFALPIINNLKNNHTIEALVITPTRELAMQISDEIFKLGKHTRTKTVCVYGGQSVKKQCEFIKKNPQVMIATPGRLLDHLKNERIHKFVPKVVVLDESDEMLDMGFLDDIEEIFDYLPSEAQILLFSATMPEPIKRLADKILENPIKIHIAPSNITNTDITQRFYVINEHERAEAIMRLLDTQAPKKSIVFTRTKKEADELHQFLASKNYKSTALHGDMDQRDRRASIMAFKKNDADVLVATDVASRGLDISGVSHVFNYHLPLNTESYIHRIGRTGRAGKKGMAITLVTPLEYKELLRMQKEIDSEIELFEIPTINENQIIKTLHDAKVSEGIISLYEQLTEIFEPSQLVLKLLSLQFETSKIGLNQQEIDAIQNPKEKTPKPSNKKTHPHEPARSFKKGHYREKGSKTNHHSKKPKRR; from the coding sequence ATGGAATTGAATCAACCACCACTCCCTACAGAAATTGATGATGACGCTTATCATAAGCCGAGTTTTAATGACTTGGGCTTAAAAGAATCGGTTTTAAAATCCGTCTATGAAGCCGGCTTCACTTCCCCAAGCCCCATTCAAGAAAAGGCCATTCCGGCTGTTTTACAAGGCCGAGATGTGATCGCGCAAGCCCAAACAGGCACAGGAAAAACCGCCGCTTTCGCTCTGCCCATTATCAATAACCTTAAAAACAACCACACCATAGAAGCCTTAGTGATCACGCCCACCAGAGAATTAGCCATGCAAATTAGCGATGAGATTTTTAAATTGGGCAAACACACTAGGACTAAAACCGTGTGCGTGTATGGAGGCCAGAGCGTTAAAAAACAATGCGAATTCATTAAGAAAAACCCCCAAGTGATGATCGCCACGCCAGGAAGGCTGTTGGATCATTTAAAAAACGAGCGCATCCATAAATTTGTGCCTAAAGTGGTCGTTTTAGATGAAAGCGATGAAATGCTAGATATGGGGTTTTTAGACGATATTGAAGAGATTTTTGACTACCTCCCTAGCGAAGCGCAGATTTTGCTTTTTTCAGCCACGATGCCAGAGCCGATTAAAAGATTAGCGGATAAGATTTTAGAAAACCCTATTAAAATCCATATCGCTCCTTCTAATATCACTAACACTGACATCACCCAACGCTTTTATGTGATCAATGAGCATGAGAGGGCTGAAGCTATCATGCGCCTTTTAGACACCCAAGCGCCCAAAAAGAGCATTGTTTTCACGCGCACCAAAAAAGAAGCCGATGAATTGCACCAATTCCTTGCTTCTAAAAATTACAAAAGCACCGCCTTGCATGGGGATATGGATCAAAGGGATCGGCGCGCTTCTATCATGGCGTTTAAAAAAAATGACGCTGATGTGTTGGTGGCTACAGATGTAGCGAGCCGTGGGCTAGATATTAGCGGTGTAAGCCATGTGTTTAATTACCACTTGCCCCTAAATACCGAGAGCTATATCCACCGCATCGGGAGAACCGGGCGAGCGGGCAAAAAAGGCATGGCGATCACTTTAGTAACCCCCTTAGAATACAAAGAGCTTTTACGCATGCAAAAAGAAATTGATTCAGAGATTGAACTTTTTGAGATCCCCACCATTAACGAAAATCAGATCATCAAAACCTTGCATGACGCTAAAGTGTCTGAAGGGATCATCAGTCTTTATGAACAGCTTACCGAAATTTTTGAGCCGTCTCAATTGGTTTTAAAACTTTTGAGTTTGCAGTTTGAAACCAGCAAAATCGGCTTGAACCAGCAAGAAATTGATGCGATTCAAAACCCTAAAGAGAAAACGCCAAAACCCTCTAACAAAAAAACGCACCCGCATGAGCCAGCGCGTTCTTTCAAAAAGGGCCATTACAGAGAAAAAGGCTCTAAAACGAACCACCATTCTAAAAAACCCAAACGCCGTTAA
- a CDS encoding prohibitin family protein, whose amino-acid sequence MPIDLNEHLKKKNPQRETPTPNTPNNGGRFIPPSNSFNSKKLSVLIVIVLLGVIAFLAKPFEVISSGEIGIKITAGKYEPTPLQPGIHFFVPIIQDILIVDTRIRNINFSRTEDMGVAGKNQGIFRNDAINVMDSRGLTVSIELTVQYRLNPQTTPQTIATYGLSWEQKIINPVVRDVVRSVVGRYPAEDLPIKRNEIAALINSGINKEVSKLPNTPVELSSIQLREIVLPAKIKEQIEKVQIARQESERVKYEVERSKQEAQKQAALAKGEADANRIKAQGVADAIVIEAKAKSQANLSISQSLSDKLLRLRQIEVQGQFNEALKTNNNAQIMLTPGGAVPNIWIDTKSKVKSSIAESKEP is encoded by the coding sequence ATGCCCATTGATTTGAACGAACATTTAAAAAAGAAAAATCCTCAAAGAGAAACCCCCACTCCTAATACGCCTAATAATGGGGGGCGTTTCATTCCGCCGTCTAACTCTTTTAATTCTAAAAAACTATCGGTTTTAATCGTCATTGTCCTTTTAGGCGTTATCGCTTTTTTGGCTAAGCCTTTTGAAGTGATTAGCTCAGGAGAAATTGGCATTAAAATCACCGCCGGGAAATACGAGCCCACCCCCTTACAGCCAGGAATCCACTTTTTTGTGCCTATCATTCAAGACATCCTCATTGTGGATACAAGGATCAGAAATATCAATTTTTCACGCACCGAAGACATGGGCGTGGCGGGTAAAAACCAAGGGATTTTTAGAAACGACGCTATTAATGTGATGGATAGTAGGGGCTTGACCGTTTCTATTGAACTCACCGTGCAATACCGCCTAAACCCCCAAACCACCCCCCAAACGATCGCTACTTATGGCTTGTCTTGGGAGCAAAAGATCATCAACCCTGTGGTGCGCGATGTGGTGCGATCTGTCGTGGGGCGCTATCCGGCTGAAGATTTACCCATTAAGCGCAATGAAATCGCCGCTCTTATTAATAGCGGTATCAATAAAGAAGTTTCTAAGCTCCCCAACACCCCTGTGGAATTAAGCTCTATCCAATTGAGAGAAATCGTCTTGCCCGCTAAGATTAAAGAGCAAATTGAAAAAGTCCAAATCGCGCGCCAAGAATCAGAAAGGGTGAAATACGAGGTAGAGCGCTCCAAGCAAGAAGCTCAAAAACAAGCCGCTCTGGCTAAAGGGGAAGCGGACGCTAACAGGATTAAGGCTCAGGGCGTGGCGGATGCGATCGTGATTGAAGCTAAGGCGAAATCTCAAGCCAATTTAAGCATTTCGCAAAGCTTGAGCGACAAGCTTTTAAGGCTGCGCCAAATTGAAGTTCAAGGCCAGTTTAATGAAGCGTTAAAAACGAATAATAACGCTCAAATCATGCTCACTCCAGGCGGGGCTGTGCCTAACATTTGGATTGACACTAAAAGTAAGGTTAAATCTAGCATTGCCGAGAGTAAAGAGCCTTAA
- a CDS encoding DUF2393 domain-containing protein: MASLAFIQAFLESFKGFLSQATLISVLIASVLILFCAILLLLALLLRNRWASYITTAAFLGAFLSMPFVLDVLLTQAIYPIETRILHANPLSYSNAFSLQVGVKNHSRFSLNKCVLRLEVLKNPHNFVEERAFKWFVKKSYEKTFKEKILPKESKVFSFFIDDYPYSKTAPYQVSLFCL, translated from the coding sequence ATGGCGTCTCTTGCCTTTATCCAAGCTTTTTTGGAGTCTTTTAAGGGATTTTTAAGCCAAGCGACTTTAATCAGCGTTTTAATAGCGAGCGTTTTAATCCTTTTTTGCGCGATTTTGCTCCTTTTGGCTCTGCTTTTGAGAAACCGCTGGGCTAGTTATATAACAACAGCGGCTTTTTTGGGCGCGTTTTTAAGCATGCCTTTTGTTTTGGATGTCTTACTCACTCAAGCGATTTACCCCATAGAAACGCGCATCTTGCACGCTAACCCCTTAAGTTATAGCAACGCTTTTTCTTTGCAAGTGGGAGTCAAAAACCATTCCAGATTCAGTCTAAACAAATGCGTTTTACGCCTAGAAGTCCTTAAAAACCCTCACAATTTTGTGGAAGAGCGAGCTTTTAAATGGTTTGTCAAAAAAAGCTATGAAAAAACCTTTAAAGAAAAGATTTTGCCCAAAGAATCCAAGGTCTTTTCATTCTTTATTGACGACTACCCTTATTCAAAAACAGCCCCCTATCAAGTTTCTTTGTTTTGTTTATAG
- the nikE gene encoding nickel ABC transporter ATP-binding protein NikE: protein MLEIKNLNCVLNAHFSLQNINISLSYGERVAIVGESGSGKSSIANLIMRLNPRFKPHNGEILFETTNLLKESEAFMQHLRGNIIAYIAQDPLSSLNPLHKIGKQMSEAYFLHHKNASQTLLKEQVLNAMKQVQLDEKFLDRYPYELSGGQRQRVCIAMGIINAPKLLICDEPTTALDAQIQNQILDLLKQLSAEKNIALLFISHDLKAVKRLADRVYVLKKGEIVETNLTKDLFNDPKHEYSKLLIQASNLPAKNLKALDETLLEVKDFSVYYLQKRFFRPSLKKPLIASVNFSLKAKENIGIIGESGSGKSSLALGLLKLALNSGEEKILGQSVGPLNSKAFKPYRKILQMVFQDPYASLNPRLSIQSILIEALRFAYPKASKEEWHHLAELCLEEVRLNSELLNFYAYELSGGERQRVAIARAIALKPKIILLDEPTSALDKSIQKSVLELLLNLQEKQDLSYLFISHDLDVIKAFCDRVLVISEGKVVETGAIEEVFENPKHAYTKRLLESRL from the coding sequence ATGCTAGAAATCAAGAATTTAAACTGCGTTTTGAATGCGCATTTTTCGCTCCAAAACATCAATATTTCTTTAAGTTATGGTGAAAGGGTGGCGATCGTGGGCGAAAGCGGGAGCGGGAAAAGCTCTATCGCTAATCTCATCATGCGATTAAACCCTAGATTCAAGCCCCATAATGGCGAAATCCTGTTTGAAACAACCAACCTTTTAAAAGAAAGCGAAGCGTTCATGCAACATTTAAGGGGGAATATTATCGCTTACATCGCCCAAGACCCCCTATCCAGCCTAAACCCCTTGCATAAAATCGGCAAGCAAATGAGTGAAGCCTATTTTTTACACCATAAAAACGCTTCTCAAACGCTCCTTAAAGAACAAGTTTTAAACGCCATGAAACAAGTCCAATTAGATGAAAAATTTTTGGATCGTTACCCTTATGAGTTGAGCGGAGGGCAACGCCAAAGGGTGTGTATCGCTATGGGCATTATTAATGCGCCCAAACTGCTCATTTGCGATGAGCCTACCACCGCGCTAGATGCGCAAATCCAAAACCAGATTTTAGACTTGCTCAAGCAATTGAGCGCGGAAAAAAACATCGCTCTTTTATTCATTAGCCATGATTTAAAAGCGGTCAAACGCTTGGCTGATAGGGTTTATGTGCTAAAAAAAGGCGAGATAGTAGAAACCAATTTGACTAAAGATCTTTTTAATGACCCCAAGCACGAATATTCAAAACTCTTGATTCAAGCTTCTAATTTGCCCGCTAAAAATTTAAAAGCGCTAGACGAGACGCTTTTAGAAGTGAAGGATTTTAGCGTTTATTACTTGCAAAAACGCTTCTTTAGGCCTTCTTTAAAAAAGCCCCTTATCGCATCAGTCAATTTTTCCCTCAAAGCTAAGGAAAACATCGGCATCATTGGCGAAAGCGGGAGCGGGAAAAGCTCTTTAGCGTTGGGGCTTTTAAAACTCGCTCTAAACAGCGGAGAAGAAAAGATTTTAGGCCAAAGCGTGGGGCCTTTAAATTCTAAGGCGTTCAAACCCTACCGCAAGATCTTGCAAATGGTGTTTCAAGACCCTTACGCCTCATTAAACCCTCGCTTAAGCATTCAAAGCATTTTGATAGAAGCTTTACGCTTTGCTTACCCTAAGGCTTCCAAAGAAGAATGGCACCATTTGGCTGAACTTTGTTTAGAAGAAGTGCGCTTGAATTCTGAATTGCTTAACTTTTACGCTTATGAGCTCAGTGGAGGGGAACGCCAAAGAGTAGCGATCGCTAGAGCGATTGCCTTAAAACCTAAAATCATTCTTTTAGATGAGCCTACCTCTGCTTTAGACAAAAGCATTCAAAAAAGCGTGTTGGAATTATTGTTGAATTTACAAGAAAAGCAGGATTTGAGCTATTTGTTTATCAGCCATGATTTAGATGTGATCAAAGCGTTTTGCGATAGGGTGTTAGTGATAAGTGAGGGGAAAGTCGTGGAAACAGGCGCTATTGAAGAAGTGTTTGAAAACCCCAAACACGCTTATACGAAGCGTTTGTTGGAGTCTAGGCTTTAA
- a CDS encoding ABC transporter permease — MSVSSLFKMRILSFKKNKRAVFSLYLFIALLALSLLAPLWVNDRPLFIYKDNKAYFPMFKNYAEVEFGGDFFTPTDYNDPYVQNTLLKDAFIIHALIPYSYDTIIMDLDSPAPNPPSFKHLLGTDDQARDVLARLVYGYRVSLVFGILLTLFSVLIGVSLGAFQGYYGGLVDLLGQRLSEIWSAIPMLFLLIVISSAFNSNFWIILFLVLLFSWMGLSQVVRTEFLKARNMDYTKAARALGVNDLKIIFYHVLPNALVATITYVPFLMAASISILVSLDFLGFGMPIGSASLGELVNQGKDNLTTPHLAVVAFVAISLLLSVLVFIGEGVRDAFNANMLK; from the coding sequence TTGAGCGTGAGCAGTTTGTTTAAAATGCGCATTCTGAGTTTTAAAAAGAATAAGCGGGCGGTGTTTTCACTCTATCTTTTTATCGCTTTATTAGCGCTTTCTCTTTTAGCCCCCTTGTGGGTGAATGATCGCCCCTTATTCATCTATAAAGACAATAAAGCGTATTTCCCCATGTTTAAAAACTATGCGGAAGTGGAGTTTGGAGGCGATTTTTTCACCCCTACGGATTATAACGATCCTTATGTGCAAAACACGCTTTTAAAAGACGCTTTCATCATCCATGCGCTCATCCCTTATAGCTACGATACGATCATTATGGATTTAGACTCGCCTGCCCCTAATCCTCCAAGCTTCAAACACCTTTTAGGCACAGACGATCAGGCCAGAGACGTGTTAGCCAGGCTGGTTTATGGCTATCGGGTTTCGTTAGTGTTTGGGATTTTACTCACCCTTTTTAGCGTTCTTATTGGCGTGAGTTTGGGGGCGTTTCAGGGGTATTATGGAGGGTTGGTGGATTTATTGGGGCAAAGATTGAGCGAGATTTGGAGCGCCATTCCTATGCTTTTTTTACTCATTGTGATTTCTAGCGCGTTTAATTCTAATTTCTGGATCATCTTGTTTTTAGTCTTGCTCTTTAGCTGGATGGGGCTTTCTCAAGTCGTGCGCACGGAGTTTTTAAAAGCAAGGAATATGGACTACACCAAAGCCGCTAGAGCGCTTGGGGTGAATGATTTAAAAATCATTTTCTACCATGTTTTACCCAACGCTTTAGTGGCAACGATCACTTATGTGCCGTTTTTAATGGCGGCTAGTATTTCCATTTTAGTGTCTTTGGATTTCTTGGGTTTTGGCATGCCCATAGGGAGCGCGAGTTTGGGCGAATTAGTCAATCAAGGCAAGGATAACCTCACCACGCCTCATTTAGCGGTTGTAGCCTTTGTAGCCATCAGTTTGTTGCTTTCTGTTTTGGTGTTCATTGGCGAAGGGGTGCGCGATGCTTTCAACGCTAACATGCTCAAATAA
- the hopF gene encoding Hop family outer membrane protein HopF, with protein sequence MMALSLIAGVCACNAEEDGAFFVIDYQTSLARQELKNPGFTQAQELKQLIRDGAVRLQTSAIPLSYYLDILGNKTKTLLSESLKNNPQPNGQPNQALVNLEQSLGILGKLLDLSQQYASEGVIKPLVVDVGKEQIGITDSMLLVAQNIVLALGQVDLSKIQQNNNEQLYQNIMKVMLLGAGGTNGAYNGVSVGDIATGMQNFSSQTGLIGANSTVSELNALIKSGISLDRETLGLGSFIEKNICSGASSCFSGNQLIYKKGLDRTINIINTVLGQFESSASSLYKISYIPNLFSLKDYQSASMNGFGAKMGYKQFFTHKKNIGLRYYGFLDYGYANFGDTNLKVGANLVTYGVGTDFLYNVYERSRRRERTTIGLFFGAQIAGQTWSTNVTNLLSGQRPDVKSSSFQFLFDLGVRTNFAKTNFNKHRLDQGIEFGVKIPVIAHKYFATQGSSASYMRNFSFYVGYSVGF encoded by the coding sequence ATGATGGCTCTTTCTTTAATAGCGGGCGTGTGTGCATGCAATGCTGAAGAAGATGGGGCGTTTTTTGTCATAGATTACCAGACGAGTTTGGCCAGACAGGAATTGAAAAATCCAGGCTTCACTCAAGCACAAGAATTAAAGCAACTCATTAGAGATGGGGCTGTGAGGTTGCAAACTTCTGCCATTCCCTTATCCTACTACTTGGATATTTTAGGGAATAAAACAAAAACTCTTTTGAGTGAAAGCCTAAAAAACAATCCGCAACCAAACGGGCAACCCAACCAAGCTTTAGTCAATTTAGAGCAATCTCTAGGGATTTTAGGAAAACTACTAGATCTATCCCAACAATACGCTTCAGAAGGTGTCATTAAGCCTTTGGTGGTGGATGTGGGGAAAGAACAAATCGGTATCACTGATAGCATGCTCTTAGTGGCTCAAAACATCGTTTTAGCTTTGGGGCAAGTGGATTTGAGTAAAATCCAACAAAACAATAACGAACAGCTATACCAAAACATCATGAAAGTCATGCTTTTAGGCGCGGGCGGGACTAATGGAGCGTATAATGGCGTGAGTGTGGGCGATATTGCCACAGGCATGCAAAATTTTTCTTCGCAAACGGGCTTGATAGGGGCTAATTCTACGGTGAGCGAGCTGAATGCTTTGATTAAGAGCGGGATTTCTTTGGATCGTGAGACTTTGGGGTTAGGGAGTTTTATTGAAAAAAATATCTGTAGCGGTGCATCGTCTTGTTTTAGTGGGAATCAGCTTATTTATAAGAAAGGGCTAGACAGAACCATAAACATCATTAATACGGTATTAGGTCAGTTTGAATCTTCGGCTAGTTCTCTTTATAAGATTTCTTATATCCCTAACCTCTTTTCGCTCAAAGATTATCAGTCAGCGAGCATGAACGGCTTTGGGGCTAAGATGGGTTATAAACAATTTTTCACCCATAAGAAAAATATCGGCTTAAGGTATTACGGGTTTTTGGATTATGGCTATGCGAATTTTGGCGATACGAATTTAAAAGTGGGAGCGAATCTTGTTACTTATGGGGTAGGAACGGATTTTTTATACAACGTGTATGAACGCTCTAGAAGGAGGGAAAGGACTACAATCGGTCTTTTCTTTGGCGCTCAAATTGCAGGGCAAACTTGGAGCACTAATGTAACGAACTTATTGAGCGGGCAAAGGCCTGATGTCAAGTCCAGTTCGTTCCAATTCTTGTTTGATTTGGGCGTGCGCACCAACTTTGCAAAAACCAATTTCAACAAGCACAGGCTAGACCAAGGGATAGAATTTGGGGTGAAAATCCCTGTTATCGCTCATAAATATTTCGCAACCCAAGGCTCAAGCGCGAGCTATATGAGGAATTTTAGCTTCTATGTGGGCTATTCAGTCGGTTTTTAA
- the hopG gene encoding Hop family outer membrane protein HopG: MKNTNTKEIKNTRMKKGQYHVLKKGLLKTALLFSLPLSMALAEDDGFYMGVGYQIGGAQQNINNKGSTLRNNVIDDFRQVGVGMAGGNGLLTLATNTTMDALLGIGNQIINTNKAVDNNNAELTQFKKILPQIEQRFEANKNAYSVQALQVYLSNVLYNLVNNSNNGSNNGVVPEYVGIIKVLYNSQNEFSLLATESVALLNALTRVNLDSNSVFLKGLLAQMQLFNDTSAAKLGQIAESLNKSGGAGAMLQKDVKTISDRIATYQENLKQLGGMLNNYDEPYLPQFGPGTSSQHGVINGFGIQMGYKQFFGNKRNIGLRYYAFFDYGFTQLGSLNSAVKANIFTYGAGTDFLWNIFRRVFSDQSLNVGVFGGIQIAGNTWDSSLRNQIKDSFKENPTPTNFQFLFNLGLRAHFASTMHRRFLSASQSIQHGMEFGVKIPAINQRYLRANGADVDYRRLYAFYINYTIGF; the protein is encoded by the coding sequence ATGAAAAACACCAATACAAAAGAGATAAAGAATACAAGAATGAAAAAAGGTCAATACCACGTGCTCAAAAAGGGGCTTTTGAAAACCGCTCTGCTTTTTAGCCTTCCTTTAAGCATGGCGTTAGCTGAAGACGATGGCTTTTACATGGGAGTGGGCTATCAAATCGGCGGCGCGCAACAAAACATCAATAACAAAGGCAGCACCCTAAGGAATAATGTCATTGATGATTTCCGCCAAGTGGGCGTGGGTATGGCAGGGGGTAATGGGCTTTTAACCTTAGCGACAAACACGACCATGGACGCTCTTTTAGGGATAGGCAATCAAATTATTAACACTAATAAAGCTGTTGATAACAATAACGCAGAATTAACCCAGTTTAAAAAAATACTCCCCCAAATTGAGCAACGCTTTGAAGCGAATAAAAACGCTTATAGCGTTCAAGCCTTGCAAGTGTATTTGAGTAACGTGCTGTATAACTTGGTTAATAATAGTAATAATGGCAGTAATAATGGAGTCGTTCCTGAATATGTGGGGATTATAAAAGTTCTCTATAATTCTCAAAATGAATTCAGTCTCTTAGCCACGGAGAGTGTGGCGCTTTTAAACGCGCTTACAAGGGTGAATCTGGATAGTAATTCGGTGTTTTTAAAAGGGCTATTAGCCCAAATGCAGCTTTTTAATGACACTTCTGCAGCAAAGCTAGGCCAGATCGCAGAAAGCTTGAATAAGAGCGGTGGTGCAGGGGCCATGCTTCAAAAGGATGTGAAAACCATCTCGGATCGAATCGCTACTTACCAAGAGAATCTAAAACAGCTAGGAGGAATGCTAAATAATTACGATGAGCCTTACTTGCCCCAATTTGGGCCAGGCACAAGCTCTCAGCATGGGGTTATTAATGGCTTTGGCATTCAAATGGGCTATAAGCAATTTTTTGGGAACAAGCGGAATATAGGCTTACGATATTACGCTTTCTTTGATTACGGCTTTACGCAATTGGGCAGTCTTAATAGTGCTGTTAAGGCGAATATCTTTACTTATGGCGCTGGCACGGACTTTTTATGGAATATCTTTAGGAGGGTTTTTAGCGATCAATCTTTGAATGTGGGGGTGTTTGGGGGCATTCAAATAGCGGGTAACACTTGGGATAGCTCTTTAAGAAATCAGATTAAAGACTCGTTTAAAGAAAACCCCACTCCCACGAATTTCCAATTTTTGTTCAATTTGGGCTTAAGGGCTCATTTTGCCAGCACCATGCACCGCCGGTTTTTGAGCGCGTCTCAAAGCATTCAGCATGGGATGGAATTTGGCGTGAAAATCCCAGCGATCAATCAAAGGTATTTGAGGGCCAATGGGGCTGATGTGGATTACAGGCGTTTGTATGCGTTCTATATCAATTACACGATAGGTTTTTAA